A window of the Bacillota bacterium genome harbors these coding sequences:
- a CDS encoding zinc-binding alcohol dehydrogenase codes for MESLCIYFTGKDRVELVQESVPPLAPGQVLVRARKSLISTGTECICLGRLFEEGTHWDRWVKYPFPPGYSMMGVVEEVGEGVTSLQPGDRVVFQRSHRQWHVVDASLPVKVPNDVSDEDASWFALAMISQNAVRAAEHQMGDNVVVIGAGLLGQLTVQYLRLMGARQIIVVDPAEPRLKMAKEHGATTVIAKKVQDAREEILALTDGKGAEVVYDITGIASVFAPALTLLRRFGKLILLGDTGEPSQQFLTGDVITKGLRIIGTHATNPPAESTDHAPWTQAEMYRLFFTYVARGDMRVNDLITHRFTPQEAPQAYHMLRHDRSSAMGVVFDWTGL; via the coding sequence ATGGAGTCACTGTGCATCTACTTCACAGGTAAAGACAGGGTTGAGCTCGTTCAGGAAAGCGTACCACCGTTAGCACCGGGACAGGTACTGGTGCGTGCGCGAAAGAGTCTCATCAGCACAGGCACGGAATGCATCTGTCTGGGGAGGTTGTTCGAAGAGGGCACCCACTGGGACCGCTGGGTGAAATATCCCTTCCCGCCCGGATACAGTATGATGGGTGTTGTGGAAGAGGTAGGTGAAGGCGTTACCAGCCTGCAACCAGGCGATCGCGTGGTCTTCCAGCGTTCGCACCGACAGTGGCATGTGGTGGATGCCAGCCTTCCTGTGAAAGTTCCCAATGACGTGAGCGACGAAGATGCCTCATGGTTCGCACTGGCGATGATTTCGCAGAACGCCGTGCGCGCTGCCGAGCACCAGATGGGCGATAACGTGGTGGTTATCGGCGCGGGACTGCTGGGGCAACTGACGGTGCAGTATCTGCGGCTGATGGGCGCACGGCAGATTATCGTGGTGGACCCCGCCGAGCCACGCCTGAAGATGGCGAAGGAACACGGAGCCACCACCGTCATCGCCAAAAAGGTACAGGACGCCCGCGAGGAGATACTGGCACTCACCGACGGCAAGGGGGCAGAAGTGGTCTACGATATTACCGGCATCGCGTCGGTGTTCGCCCCCGCGCTCACTCTGCTGCGACGGTTTGGGAAGTTGATCCTGCTGGGCGACACGGGAGAACCCTCGCAGCAGTTCCTGACTGGCGACGTGATTACTAAGGGCTTGCGCATTATCGGCACGCACGCCACCAACCCGCCGGCAGAGAGCACCGACCACGCTCCATGGACGCAGGCGGAGATGTACAGGCTCTTCTTCACCTACGTCGCCAGGGGCGATATGCGCGTCAACGACCTCATCACGCATCGGTTCACGCCGCAGGAGGCGCCGCAGGCTTACCACATGCTGCGCCACGACCGCTCGTCCGCAATGGGCGTGGTTTTTGACTGGACAGGGCTATAA
- a CDS encoding YchF family ATPase: protein MKVGIIGLPQSGKTTLFRALLHGTHEGAVPGIAGAHHGTISVPDLRFVYLVNLYKPKKATPATVEFIDGAAHVSTERHKPAFGTDFFQGIRQVDALVHVIDVFSGTVDPLQAARRVDEELLLADLMMVEGRLERLEKTLRVRKDAMPERAEHEALTLAKSLLDNETPLRLAQFTPEQEKLLRGFNLMTLKPVVVVANVDETRLQSGEPVAELEAYCHEHGERFVQMCAEIEWEITQLSPEEEPEFLQAMGIEQPARLRLVREVYDALRVITFFTFNENEVRAWTLPQGSTALEAAARIHSDMARGFIRAEVLSWALMEKHGSWENAKHAGAIRLEHKDYVVQDGDILYIRFKV from the coding sequence ATGAAAGTGGGCATCATCGGCTTGCCACAGTCAGGCAAAACCACGCTGTTCCGCGCACTGCTACACGGAACGCACGAGGGAGCGGTGCCCGGTATCGCCGGTGCGCATCACGGCACTATCAGTGTTCCCGACCTCCGCTTCGTCTACCTGGTGAACCTGTACAAACCCAAGAAGGCAACGCCTGCAACGGTAGAGTTCATTGACGGCGCGGCGCACGTCAGCACGGAGCGCCACAAGCCAGCCTTCGGCACCGATTTCTTCCAGGGCATTCGGCAGGTGGATGCGCTGGTGCACGTGATCGATGTCTTCAGTGGCACCGTGGACCCTCTGCAGGCAGCACGGCGCGTTGACGAGGAGCTGCTTCTGGCAGACCTGATGATGGTGGAGGGGCGGCTGGAACGCCTTGAGAAAACGCTGCGCGTTCGGAAGGACGCAATGCCCGAACGAGCAGAGCATGAAGCGCTAACGCTGGCGAAATCCCTGCTGGATAACGAGACTCCTTTGCGCCTTGCTCAGTTCACCCCGGAACAGGAAAAGCTCCTGCGCGGCTTCAATTTGATGACGCTAAAGCCGGTGGTCGTGGTTGCTAATGTGGACGAAACGCGCCTGCAATCGGGCGAACCTGTTGCGGAGCTGGAAGCTTACTGTCATGAACACGGCGAACGGTTTGTGCAGATGTGCGCGGAGATCGAGTGGGAAATCACGCAACTGTCTCCCGAAGAGGAACCGGAGTTCCTGCAGGCAATGGGCATCGAGCAACCTGCACGTCTGCGCCTGGTACGCGAAGTGTACGATGCACTGCGTGTCATCACCTTCTTCACTTTCAACGAAAACGAGGTTCGCGCCTGGACACTTCCGCAGGGTTCCACTGCGCTGGAGGCGGCTGCACGCATTCACTCCGATATGGCGCGCGGTTTCATCCGAGCCGAGGTGCTGTCCTGGGCGCTGATGGAAAAGCATGGCTCCTGGGAGAACGCCAAACATGCTGGCGCCATCCGGCTCGAGCACAAGGACTACGTGGTGCAGGACGGAGATATCCTGTACATCCGGTTTAAGGTTTGA
- a CDS encoding DUF4832 domain-containing protein, which yields MLGLCLLLAMGSVGWQDGWVTVRPEDTGEALVNPGMGWVLHYYDNIPENYGSRLEPSDTVDDFPGLSVVYLRIPWSYIEPEEGRFNWSVLDTPAQRWIARGKQIALRISCSESWTRWATPEWVYRVGAKGYDFEPGVGVKEGGPYWEPDYDDPVFLQKLENFLAALAKRYDGNPEVAFIDVGSLGVWGEGHTFASTRRKISPETVKRHIDLHVQYFKRTLLAANDDFSFHGEETIDYAREKGLTLRDDSILVQGGENAYFQAGMAQAFWRDRPVILECQHYGPSKERGYWQDGSKYLQAVEEYHASYASIHWWPREFLQENRELIDKINRRLGYRLRLVEASWQKRAKVGSRWELRWQWSNAGVAPCYRGGYPAITWKDEKGGIVAVLVDEGLNVKNLPVTPPDKIEVVETWASFALPFQLKPGVYSVYVSVGTATGTPEIALPLPRNDGQRRYLLGQVEVVP from the coding sequence ATGCTGGGACTATGTCTGTTGCTGGCGATGGGTAGTGTCGGATGGCAGGATGGATGGGTAACCGTGCGCCCGGAGGATACTGGAGAAGCATTGGTCAACCCCGGTATGGGTTGGGTGTTGCACTACTACGACAACATCCCTGAGAACTATGGCTCGCGGCTGGAGCCTTCCGACACGGTGGACGATTTCCCCGGCCTTTCGGTGGTGTATCTGCGCATACCCTGGTCGTACATCGAGCCCGAGGAGGGACGTTTCAACTGGTCGGTGCTCGATACTCCTGCGCAACGATGGATTGCCCGGGGTAAGCAGATAGCCCTGCGCATCAGCTGCAGCGAGTCCTGGACGCGTTGGGCAACGCCGGAATGGGTGTATCGCGTCGGTGCAAAGGGTTATGACTTTGAGCCGGGCGTGGGCGTTAAAGAGGGTGGTCCCTACTGGGAACCGGATTACGACGACCCCGTTTTCCTGCAGAAGCTGGAGAACTTCCTCGCTGCGCTGGCAAAACGATACGACGGCAACCCCGAAGTAGCGTTCATCGACGTGGGCTCGCTGGGCGTGTGGGGTGAAGGTCATACCTTCGCCAGCACGCGGCGCAAAATCTCCCCCGAAACGGTAAAGAGGCACATCGACCTGCATGTCCAGTATTTCAAACGCACTCTGCTGGCGGCGAACGATGATTTTTCTTTTCATGGTGAGGAGACCATCGACTACGCCCGCGAGAAAGGATTGACCCTGCGTGACGACAGCATTCTGGTGCAGGGTGGCGAGAACGCCTATTTCCAGGCAGGTATGGCACAGGCTTTCTGGCGCGATAGACCGGTGATCCTCGAGTGCCAACACTATGGACCGTCCAAAGAGCGGGGTTACTGGCAGGACGGCAGCAAGTACCTGCAGGCGGTGGAGGAATACCACGCCAGTTACGCATCTATCCACTGGTGGCCGCGCGAGTTCCTTCAGGAGAATCGCGAACTGATAGACAAAATCAATCGTCGGTTGGGCTACCGCCTGCGACTGGTAGAGGCTTCGTGGCAGAAGCGGGCGAAGGTCGGAAGTAGATGGGAACTGCGGTGGCAGTGGAGCAACGCGGGTGTCGCGCCTTGCTATCGGGGTGGTTATCCGGCAATCACATGGAAGGATGAGAAAGGCGGCATCGTGGCGGTGCTGGTGGACGAAGGGCTGAACGTCAAAAACCTGCCCGTTACACCACCAGACAAAATAGAGGTTGTGGAGACCTGGGCGAGCTTTGCACTTCCGTTTCAGTTGAAGCCGGGTGTTTACTCGGTATATGTTTCGGTAGGCACCGCGACGGGCACGCCAGAGATCGCTCTTCCCTTGCCGCGCAACGATGGTCAGAGACGCTACCTGCTGGGGCAGGTGGAGGTGGTACCTTAA
- the galK gene encoding galactokinase, whose translation MLEIVDQARKTFQERYGSLPAAYGVAPGRVEVLGNHTDYNGGYVMSAAIDRVTVVAVRKSDSARCRIFARQKDAEATFTLGSIQRDPHDRWADYVKGVVVELLKAGIPVEPFEAVVTGNVPIGAGVSSSASLEVATAMALLELHNAILPRWEIAKLCRRAENEFVGMPCGILDQFSSVFGEENSILFLDTRSEEHEAIALPAGSFAFILIHSMAQHTLVSGDYATRHRECMEAAAWFRERLGPHVQLLRDVSWEDFMRWEAQMPEPHRRRARHVIGENRRVLEGRDALRRGDVARLGEMMYASHESSRINYENSTPELDLLVELARQHGAIGARLTGAGWGGATINLVHEHQMEEFTQHVCEEYTRQTGIQPVVHRCHISQGARAFRE comes from the coding sequence ATGCTGGAGATAGTGGACCAGGCACGAAAGACCTTTCAGGAGCGGTATGGAAGCCTCCCTGCTGCATACGGCGTTGCACCCGGCAGGGTAGAAGTGCTGGGCAACCATACGGACTACAACGGCGGCTATGTGATGAGCGCGGCAATTGACCGCGTGACCGTCGTGGCAGTGCGCAAAAGCGACTCCGCGCGATGCCGTATCTTTGCCCGGCAGAAGGACGCGGAAGCCACTTTCACGCTGGGCTCTATTCAGAGAGACCCACACGACCGCTGGGCGGACTACGTGAAGGGAGTGGTGGTCGAGCTGCTGAAAGCGGGTATCCCAGTAGAGCCGTTCGAAGCAGTGGTGACGGGCAACGTGCCTATCGGCGCGGGCGTCAGCAGCAGCGCATCTCTGGAGGTCGCCACCGCTATGGCACTGCTGGAACTGCACAACGCCATCCTGCCTCGCTGGGAGATAGCCAAACTGTGCCGCCGCGCCGAAAACGAATTCGTCGGAATGCCGTGTGGCATTCTGGACCAGTTCTCCTCTGTCTTCGGTGAAGAGAACAGTATCCTGTTTCTGGATACCCGTAGCGAAGAGCATGAAGCGATAGCTCTGCCTGCCGGTTCATTCGCGTTCATCCTGATACACTCAATGGCACAGCACACCCTGGTCAGCGGCGATTACGCCACCCGCCACCGCGAATGTATGGAAGCGGCGGCATGGTTCCGCGAGCGGCTGGGACCACACGTACAACTACTGCGTGATGTATCATGGGAAGATTTCATGCGGTGGGAAGCACAGATGCCCGAGCCGCACCGTCGGCGGGCACGCCATGTGATTGGCGAAAACCGGCGTGTGCTGGAGGGACGCGACGCTCTGCGACGTGGAGACGTGGCGCGACTGGGTGAGATGATGTACGCTTCCCACGAGAGCAGCCGCATCAATTACGAGAACTCCACCCCCGAGCTGGACCTGCTGGTGGAGCTTGCCCGCCAGCACGGAGCCATCGGAGCACGCCTCACCGGAGCAGGCTGGGGAGGAGCAACCATCAACCTGGTCCACGAGCACCAGATGGAAGAGTTCACCCAACACGTGTGCGAGGAGTATACCCGTCAAACGGGAATACAGCCCGTCGTACACCGCTGCCATATCTCACAGGGAGCACGGGCATTTCGAGAATAA
- a CDS encoding L-ribulose-5-phosphate 4-epimerase, with product MRELRERVYQANVALVKHGLVILTWGNASEIDRDTGIFAIKPSGVPYEELRPEHIVLVDMEGQVVDSQLRPSSDTPTHLVLYQQFGGIGGIAHTHSRYATAWAQAMRPLPCFGTTHADAFYGAVPCTRPLTDEEIASDYERNTGLVIVETFHRLNLNPDHIPAVLVAQHAPFTWGKDAETAVENAVTLEEVSAMALWTLIAQEAWQNLPPVSQSLLDKHFWRKHGEGAYYGQK from the coding sequence CTGCGCGAACTGCGAGAACGTGTCTACCAGGCTAACGTTGCTCTGGTGAAGCATGGACTGGTCATCCTCACCTGGGGCAACGCCAGTGAGATCGACCGTGACACGGGCATCTTCGCCATCAAACCCAGCGGCGTGCCTTACGAAGAACTGCGCCCAGAACATATCGTGCTGGTAGACATGGAGGGTCAGGTGGTGGACAGCCAGCTGCGTCCTTCTTCGGATACGCCCACCCATCTGGTGCTGTACCAGCAGTTCGGGGGGATAGGCGGCATTGCACATACACACTCACGCTATGCCACTGCGTGGGCGCAAGCCATGCGTCCCCTGCCCTGCTTTGGTACCACACACGCCGACGCCTTCTACGGCGCAGTGCCCTGCACCCGCCCACTCACCGATGAAGAGATCGCCAGCGACTACGAGCGCAACACGGGTCTCGTTATCGTGGAAACTTTCCACCGCCTGAACCTCAACCCCGACCACATACCAGCGGTGCTAGTGGCGCAGCACGCGCCCTTCACCTGGGGCAAGGACGCGGAAACAGCGGTGGAGAACGCGGTGACCCTCGAAGAGGTTTCTGCGATGGCGCTGTGGACTCTCATTGCACAGGAGGCGTGGCAGAATCTGCCCCCCGTATCCCAATCGTTACTGGACAAACACTTCTGGCGCAAGCACGGCGAAGGAGCATACTATGGACAAAAGTAA
- a CDS encoding carbohydrate kinase family protein, with protein sequence MAYDVCVYGTMCLDRIRKVDQLPPPGGYVEVLEERWMPGGEALNTAIALATWDVHVALVPNALGEDELAEHLLRMLKAYPSLDLRFLRLRKDVQTPTCDVYVTPDGHRTMFGSGFAQMSAEQVPAEALRQAKAFTADANPGEASVRACEQAARAGVPVVAMDLHDSERAGQVATILLTSYEWVGRDDSIDYLKRVAAQYRERYGCTVVLTAGAKGCVLAEREHQDVVHIPAYRAPSVVDTTGSGDVFRAGLMYGRYVLGRNLKWAIRFGSAAAALNAGAMGACAGVRPVEEIERFMKTQNAVG encoded by the coding sequence ATGGCTTACGATGTCTGCGTCTACGGCACAATGTGTTTGGACCGGATACGCAAAGTCGACCAGCTGCCGCCACCGGGCGGATACGTGGAGGTTTTGGAGGAGCGATGGATGCCCGGCGGCGAGGCATTGAATACCGCCATTGCGCTGGCAACGTGGGATGTTCACGTCGCGCTGGTGCCCAACGCGCTGGGCGAAGATGAACTGGCAGAACACCTGCTGCGGATGTTAAAGGCGTATCCTTCTCTGGACCTGCGCTTCCTTCGCTTGCGAAAAGATGTGCAAACGCCTACCTGCGACGTGTATGTCACGCCAGACGGACACCGCACGATGTTTGGTTCGGGCTTTGCGCAGATGTCTGCTGAGCAGGTTCCAGCGGAAGCGCTGCGTCAGGCGAAAGCCTTTACCGCCGACGCCAACCCCGGAGAGGCTTCCGTGCGTGCGTGTGAGCAGGCTGCGAGGGCGGGTGTGCCAGTTGTGGCGATGGACCTGCACGATTCGGAGCGGGCGGGTCAGGTAGCAACTATTTTGCTCACCTCCTACGAGTGGGTCGGGCGCGATGATAGCATCGACTATCTGAAGCGCGTGGCGGCTCAGTATCGGGAGCGGTACGGGTGCACCGTTGTCCTCACCGCTGGCGCGAAAGGATGTGTACTGGCGGAGCGCGAACATCAAGATGTGGTGCATATCCCGGCGTACCGCGCGCCCAGTGTCGTGGATACCACCGGTTCCGGCGATGTGTTCCGCGCCGGGCTGATGTATGGACGCTACGTGCTGGGACGCAACCTTAAATGGGCGATTCGCTTCGGTTCGGCGGCAGCAGCGTTGAACGCCGGGGCGATGGGGGCGTGTGCCGGAGTGCGACCGGTGGAAGAGATAGAGCGATTCATGAAAACACAAAATGCGGTTGGATAG
- a CDS encoding glycoside hydrolase family 15 protein — MPRPLVLGNGEILVCEDGALNIRDFYFPYVGLYNHLSGHKIRMGVWCDGRFSWLDSGEWVITIDYQADTLVTECTAVHPGMNLSLGVNDCVSHRENIFLRRLLIRNLSDFPREVRVFFSHNFHIAETDIGDTAFYNPFLQAVIHYKRDNWFLATGTSRYNGIYQYACGVKGFGGAEGTWRDCEDGELSGRPIEQGSVDSSISFRLLLPPGEEEELRYWIAAGHDYQEVRALHNYVVERGFDELLRDTANYWSRWSEKGAELVETLPEPVARLFRRSLLVMRTQIDNRGAVIAANDTDIMTTARAHYSYMWPRDGAIVAYALDTIGYPDTTRRFFEFCARVLPKDRPALMHKYSADGSVGSSWHPWVIGEHHEIPFQEDSTASVLWALWHHYRRYHDLEFIASLYESLILPAAHFMATYRDPQTRLPLPSYDLWEERRGIHTYTSASVYAALRAAARFAHLFGDEEERLLFRTAAEEIHAGILRELYDESSGCFFRMIVSQPDGSYSRDATVDSSVIGVLRYGVLDADAPQMQCCVQRLRERLWVNTSIGGMARYENDYYHRKSYELPGNPWIICTLWLAEYEIARANSPGELRPVLELIEWATQRAMPTGVLPEQVDPFTGEALSVAPLTWSHAEYVYVVMLYLNRLREMME, encoded by the coding sequence ATGCCTCGACCTTTGGTACTGGGCAACGGTGAGATACTGGTTTGTGAAGATGGCGCGCTCAACATCCGTGATTTCTACTTTCCCTATGTGGGGCTATACAATCACCTCAGCGGGCACAAAATCCGCATGGGCGTGTGGTGCGACGGGCGTTTCTCGTGGCTGGATAGCGGTGAGTGGGTCATCACTATCGATTATCAGGCTGATACTCTGGTGACCGAATGTACGGCGGTACATCCGGGGATGAACCTGAGTCTGGGCGTTAACGACTGTGTTTCTCACCGTGAGAATATCTTTTTAAGGCGGCTGCTTATCCGCAATCTCAGCGACTTTCCCCGCGAGGTACGGGTCTTCTTCTCACACAACTTCCACATCGCGGAAACCGATATCGGTGATACCGCGTTCTACAACCCCTTCTTGCAAGCGGTGATACACTACAAACGCGACAACTGGTTCTTGGCAACCGGCACCAGTCGCTACAACGGCATCTACCAGTATGCATGCGGGGTCAAAGGCTTTGGGGGAGCAGAGGGCACGTGGCGCGACTGCGAGGACGGCGAGCTCAGCGGACGTCCCATCGAACAGGGGTCTGTAGATAGCTCCATCAGTTTTCGCTTATTGCTTCCGCCTGGGGAAGAGGAGGAGCTGCGCTACTGGATTGCCGCGGGACACGATTACCAGGAGGTGCGTGCGCTCCACAACTACGTGGTGGAGAGGGGATTCGACGAGCTTTTGCGAGACACTGCAAATTACTGGTCGCGCTGGTCGGAGAAGGGGGCGGAACTGGTGGAAACCCTGCCCGAGCCAGTGGCCCGGCTTTTCCGACGAAGCCTGCTTGTCATGCGCACGCAGATAGACAACCGTGGGGCGGTGATTGCTGCCAATGATACCGACATCATGACTACTGCGCGGGCGCACTACAGCTACATGTGGCCCCGCGACGGAGCCATCGTTGCCTACGCGCTGGACACCATCGGCTACCCGGACACCACGCGCCGGTTTTTCGAGTTTTGTGCCCGTGTGCTCCCCAAAGACCGTCCGGCGTTGATGCACAAGTACTCCGCCGATGGCTCGGTGGGGTCGTCGTGGCACCCGTGGGTGATTGGGGAACATCACGAAATCCCCTTTCAGGAAGACAGCACAGCTTCGGTGCTGTGGGCTTTATGGCATCACTACCGGCGTTACCATGACCTGGAGTTCATCGCCTCACTCTACGAGAGCCTGATACTGCCCGCGGCGCATTTCATGGCGACTTATCGTGACCCGCAAACACGTTTGCCTTTGCCCAGTTATGACCTGTGGGAAGAACGGAGGGGCATCCACACCTACACCAGTGCTTCGGTATATGCAGCCCTGCGAGCGGCTGCGCGCTTTGCTCATCTATTTGGGGACGAGGAGGAGCGGCTACTTTTCCGCACCGCCGCCGAGGAGATACACGCGGGTATCCTCCGGGAACTGTACGACGAAAGCAGCGGCTGTTTCTTCAGAATGATTGTGTCACAGCCAGACGGCAGCTACAGCAGAGACGCAACGGTGGACAGCAGCGTCATCGGTGTTCTTCGCTATGGCGTGCTGGATGCGGATGCACCGCAAATGCAATGTTGTGTGCAGCGCCTGCGTGAAAGGCTGTGGGTGAACACCAGCATTGGCGGGATGGCACGCTACGAAAACGATTACTACCATCGAAAGAGTTATGAGTTACCGGGCAATCCGTGGATTATTTGCACCCTGTGGCTGGCGGAGTACGAGATTGCTCGCGCGAACAGTCCGGGAGAGCTGCGCCCGGTCCTGGAATTAATAGAGTGGGCGACGCAGCGGGCTATGCCCACAGGTGTGCTGCCTGAGCAGGTAGACCCGTTTACCGGCGAGGCGTTATCCGTCGCGCCGCTCACGTGGAGCCATGCAGAATACGTGTATGTGGTAATGTTGTACCTGAACCGTCTACGCGAGATGATGGAGTAA
- a CDS encoding PEP-CTERM sorting domain-containing protein — protein sequence MKPAFSQDGYALMRRLWSYALSVLCVAQAAHATVTVTTNYGVVATEWTTTTGNMKMDFDWVRNRFVIQYQYGTTPPQYATIDLATKALNHLASTTSSTHFETLLTVLPQNWNGHAQGTTFVSSGGTGEIFAISPTGTVTTFTSGLPSAHNWWATPTNYTTVRLDEFGVANYDLFYANEGSGEVSRVNSAGNIVWTTALSYTDSYGFSQQGLPEALIVLGSNSRWGTFQNKVLVGQNYPTSTMFTIDPATGSFQAVTSPIPGAPESFRLYHSRTGAPLALYVSLYGGSNSKIYQLSNLTGIPNLQPNDLFIAREANGGGEVYHVYWDNNTSSFVSQQIAAFSGPGYFLEDMVFAPQAVVPEPTSLLLFATGAVGVGVFRKRSGKRQARK from the coding sequence ATGAAACCCGCTTTCTCGCAGGACGGTTACGCCCTAATGCGGCGGCTTTGGAGCTATGCCCTCAGCGTGCTGTGCGTGGCACAAGCGGCACATGCCACCGTAACCGTTACCACCAACTACGGAGTGGTTGCGACGGAATGGACAACTACGACCGGCAATATGAAGATGGATTTCGACTGGGTCCGCAACCGCTTCGTGATACAGTACCAGTACGGCACTACACCGCCGCAGTATGCAACGATTGACCTGGCAACCAAGGCTCTGAACCATCTGGCATCCACCACGAGCAGTACCCACTTCGAAACCCTGTTAACCGTGCTACCTCAAAACTGGAACGGCCATGCGCAGGGAACGACCTTCGTATCTAGCGGCGGTACGGGCGAAATCTTCGCAATCTCCCCTACAGGCACAGTAACCACCTTTACCTCCGGCCTGCCAAGCGCGCATAATTGGTGGGCGACCCCCACCAATTACACCACCGTGCGGTTGGACGAGTTTGGAGTCGCTAACTACGACCTGTTCTACGCCAACGAAGGCAGCGGAGAGGTCTCGCGAGTGAATAGTGCCGGCAATATCGTGTGGACGACAGCTCTGAGCTACACAGACTCCTACGGGTTTAGTCAGCAGGGCTTGCCCGAGGCGTTGATTGTGCTGGGAAGCAACTCGCGTTGGGGCACCTTCCAGAATAAGGTGCTGGTCGGGCAGAACTATCCGACGTCTACAATGTTCACGATAGACCCAGCGACAGGCTCGTTTCAGGCAGTAACCTCACCGATTCCTGGCGCACCGGAATCGTTTCGCCTCTATCACTCGCGCACGGGCGCACCGCTGGCGCTGTATGTTTCGCTGTACGGGGGGAGCAACTCCAAGATTTATCAGCTGAGTAACCTAACAGGCATCCCTAACCTGCAACCGAACGACCTGTTTATCGCCCGTGAAGCCAACGGAGGCGGCGAAGTGTACCACGTCTACTGGGACAACAACACCAGCAGTTTCGTCTCCCAGCAAATCGCGGCCTTCTCCGGCCCAGGATATTTCCTCGAGGACATGGTGTTCGCCCCACAGGCTGTTGTTCCCGAGCCCACATCGCTGTTACTGTTCGCCACAGGAGCGGTTGGTGTCGGTGTATTCCGGAAACGGTCGGGGAAGAGGCAAGCCAGGAAATAG
- the glnA gene encoding type I glutamate--ammonia ligase — protein sequence MYMTPKEAIDFAREKEAQVVDLRFTDLPGTWQHFSMPVEALDESLFEEGIGFDGSSIRGFQVINESDMLLIPDPSTAFMDPFTEHPTVVFICDVVDPLTRERYTRDPRYVAQKAEQYLRSTGIADVAYFGPEAEFYILNDVRFDQNQHSGYYFIDSDEGAWNMGRDEKPNLGYKVRYKEGYFPCPPMDSLQDLRTAMMLNLKAVGVEPEVHHHEVATAGQGEIDIRFAPLVQMGDNLMKFKYVVKQTAFQNGYTVTFMPKPIFMDNGSGMHVHQSLWKNGVNIFFDERGYAGLSETAIYYIGGILRHAASVLAFAAPTTNSYRRLVPGYEAPINLIYSQRNRSACIRIPMYSSSPKAKRIEFRAPDPSCNAYLAFAAMLLAGLDGIQNKIVPPDPIDKDLYELPAEERKGIQHTPASLAESLQALREDHEYLLRGGVFTEDLIETYIDYKQKREVEGVALRPHPYEFVLYYDV from the coding sequence ATGTACATGACACCCAAAGAGGCAATCGACTTTGCTCGTGAGAAGGAAGCACAAGTTGTAGACTTGCGGTTTACGGACCTGCCGGGCACATGGCAACACTTCTCGATGCCAGTGGAAGCTCTGGACGAAAGCCTGTTTGAAGAGGGTATCGGCTTTGACGGCTCGTCCATTCGCGGCTTCCAGGTGATTAACGAGTCCGACATGCTGTTGATCCCGGACCCCAGCACGGCGTTCATGGACCCTTTCACGGAGCACCCGACGGTAGTGTTTATCTGCGACGTGGTTGACCCGCTGACGCGCGAGCGCTACACCCGCGACCCGCGCTACGTGGCGCAAAAGGCGGAACAATACTTGCGCTCGACGGGTATCGCAGATGTTGCGTATTTCGGTCCGGAGGCGGAGTTCTATATTCTGAACGATGTCCGCTTTGACCAGAACCAGCACTCCGGCTACTATTTTATCGACTCCGATGAAGGCGCATGGAACATGGGGCGCGACGAGAAGCCCAACCTGGGCTACAAAGTGCGGTACAAGGAGGGATACTTCCCCTGCCCTCCGATGGATAGTTTGCAGGACCTTCGCACGGCGATGATGCTCAACCTGAAAGCAGTCGGGGTGGAACCGGAGGTGCATCACCACGAAGTCGCTACGGCGGGGCAGGGAGAGATTGATATCCGCTTCGCACCGCTGGTGCAGATGGGTGATAACCTGATGAAGTTCAAGTATGTGGTCAAGCAGACCGCCTTTCAGAACGGCTATACCGTTACCTTCATGCCAAAACCCATCTTCATGGACAACGGTTCAGGGATGCACGTGCACCAGAGCCTGTGGAAGAACGGGGTGAACATCTTCTTCGACGAGCGTGGCTACGCGGGGCTGTCGGAGACGGCTATCTATTACATCGGTGGCATCCTGAGGCACGCTGCCAGCGTGCTTGCTTTTGCCGCACCGACGACCAACTCCTACCGCCGCCTCGTGCCCGGCTATGAAGCGCCCATCAACCTCATCTACAGCCAGCGCAACCGCTCGGCGTGCATCCGTATCCCGATGTACTCCTCTTCGCCCAAGGCGAAGCGCATCGAGTTCCGTGCGCCAGACCCCTCCTGCAACGCCTATCTCGCCTTTGCCGCGATGCTGCTGGCGGGGCTGGACGGCATTCAGAACAAAATCGTGCCCCCAGACCCGATTGATAAGGACCTGTACGAGCTGCCTGCGGAGGAGCGCAAGGGCATTCAACACACCCCTGCCAGCCTTGCCGAATCGCTGCAGGCGTTGCGCGAAGACCACGAATACCTTCTGCGCGGGGGGGTGTTCACCGAAGATTTGATCGAGACCTACATCGACTACAAACAGAAGCGCGAGGTGGAAGGAGTCGCGCTGCGTCCGCACCCCTACGAGTTCGTGCTGTACTACGACGTGTAA